Proteins found in one Microbacterium sp. LWS13-1.2 genomic segment:
- a CDS encoding carbohydrate ABC transporter permease, translated as MTTTMTRTLTTAKRGDTSARYRATVGDVLFRIANYALFLLFAIICAYPFYYLIINSVSANDVSALGDVRLWPVGFHLSNYTQVFQLPGLPMATVVSVGRTVIGTVLTVLASAFLGFMFTQTRMWGRKFWYRFLIITMYFSAGLIPVFIIMKTLGLTNNFWVYVLPFVVQPFNVILAKTYVESMPRELQEAAEVDGANILQVFFRVYLPNMTPILATIAIFSAVTQWNSFQDTLIYITDQSLYTLQYLLYMFINQASSLAQAAQNAGGNLGQIAGVATQQTPTSIRMTVSVLVVLPIIFIYPLFQRFFVKGIMLGAVKG; from the coding sequence ATGACCACGACGATGACGAGGACGCTCACCACCGCGAAGCGCGGCGACACCTCCGCCCGCTACCGGGCGACGGTCGGCGATGTGCTGTTCCGCATCGCGAACTATGCGCTGTTCCTGCTGTTCGCGATCATCTGCGCGTACCCCTTCTACTACCTGATCATCAACTCGGTCAGCGCCAACGACGTCTCCGCGCTCGGGGATGTGCGCCTGTGGCCGGTCGGGTTCCACCTCTCGAACTACACGCAGGTGTTCCAGCTGCCGGGCCTGCCGATGGCGACCGTGGTCAGCGTCGGCCGCACCGTGATCGGCACCGTGCTGACGGTGCTCGCCTCCGCGTTCCTCGGCTTCATGTTCACGCAGACCCGCATGTGGGGACGCAAGTTCTGGTACCGCTTCCTCATCATCACGATGTACTTCAGCGCGGGCCTGATCCCGGTGTTCATCATCATGAAGACGCTGGGACTCACCAACAACTTCTGGGTCTACGTGCTGCCGTTCGTGGTGCAGCCGTTCAACGTGATCCTCGCGAAGACCTACGTCGAGTCGATGCCGCGCGAGCTCCAGGAGGCCGCCGAGGTCGACGGCGCCAACATCCTGCAGGTCTTCTTCCGCGTCTACCTGCCGAATATGACGCCGATCCTCGCGACGATCGCGATCTTCAGCGCGGTCACGCAGTGGAACAGCTTCCAGGACACCCTGATCTACATCACCGATCAGAGCCTGTACACGCTGCAGTACCTGCTCTACATGTTCATCAACCAGGCGTCGAGTCTGGCGCAGGCCGCGCAGAACGCGGGCGGCAATCTCGGCCAGATAGCCGGGGTGGCGACCCAGCAGACGCCGACCTCGATACGCATGACCGTCTCGGTGCTGGTCGTGCTGCCCATCATCTTCATCTATCCCCTGTTCCAGCGCTTCTTCGTGAAGGGCATCATGCTGGGCGCCGTCAAGGGTTGA
- a CDS encoding ABC transporter permease subunit: MTTQAQAQTVFQEAAVHNLDKNSRKGRARRPRPAGSRTSFTLFLCIVPFLILAFLFSYLPLYGWIYSLYDYKPALGLEGSEFVGLQWFQMLVSSPTQMAQIGQVLMNTLAISFLGIATSVLPLFFAILLNEVKAPWFRNSVQTLTALPNFISWVLVYMIAFSLFSSSGLVNDVLNDAGLITTPIKFLDSDQNVWITMTLWSIWKGLGWGAIIYLASIAGIDQSLYESARIDGAGRFQLMRYITVPQLMPTYLVLLLLSIANILNNGMEQYYVFQNAFNKEWIQVLDLYVYNIGMTGNSLSLATAIGMLKSLISVALLLTVNAVSKRVRGESIV; the protein is encoded by the coding sequence ATGACCACGCAGGCTCAAGCGCAGACGGTCTTCCAGGAGGCCGCGGTCCACAACCTCGACAAGAATTCGAGGAAGGGTCGCGCACGGCGGCCGCGCCCCGCGGGCAGCCGCACCTCGTTCACGCTGTTCCTCTGCATCGTCCCGTTCCTGATCCTCGCGTTCCTGTTCTCCTACCTCCCGTTGTACGGCTGGATCTACTCGCTCTACGACTACAAGCCGGCCCTCGGCCTCGAGGGCAGCGAGTTCGTCGGGCTGCAGTGGTTCCAGATGCTCGTGAGCTCGCCGACGCAGATGGCCCAGATCGGCCAGGTGCTGATGAACACCCTGGCGATCAGCTTCCTGGGCATCGCGACATCCGTGCTGCCGCTGTTCTTCGCGATCCTCCTCAACGAGGTGAAGGCACCGTGGTTCCGCAACTCGGTGCAGACCCTCACCGCGCTCCCCAACTTCATCTCGTGGGTGCTCGTGTACATGATCGCCTTCTCGCTCTTCTCGAGCTCCGGCCTGGTCAACGACGTGCTCAACGACGCGGGACTCATCACGACGCCGATCAAGTTCCTCGACAGCGACCAGAACGTCTGGATCACCATGACGCTCTGGAGCATCTGGAAGGGACTCGGCTGGGGCGCGATCATCTACCTCGCCTCGATCGCGGGCATCGACCAGTCGCTCTACGAGTCGGCCCGCATCGACGGGGCCGGGCGCTTCCAACTGATGCGCTACATCACCGTGCCGCAGCTGATGCCGACGTACCTCGTGCTGCTGCTGCTGTCGATCGCCAACATCCTCAACAACGGCATGGAGCAGTACTACGTGTTCCAGAACGCGTTCAACAAGGAGTGGATCCAGGTGCTCGACCTGTACGTCTACAACATCGGCATGACGGGCAACAGCCTGTCGCTGGCCACCGCGATCGGCATGCTGAAGAGCCTCATCTCGGTCGCCCTTCTGCTCACCGTCAACGCGGTCTCCAAGCGTGTCCGCGGCGAATCGATCGTCTGA